Proteins encoded together in one Coffea arabica cultivar ET-39 chromosome 2c, Coffea Arabica ET-39 HiFi, whole genome shotgun sequence window:
- the LOC140035564 gene encoding uncharacterized protein gives MVTRDIETERNIIVDESDLQAIDQLNDDQRNAYEQILNAVTRNTSTSFFVDGPGGTGKTFLYRALLAKIRSVGGIALATATSGIAASILPGGRTAHSRFKIPLYDDDSKSCHVGKQTTIAQLIRDAKLIIWDEASMAKRKSIERFDEMMRDITSRDLLFGGKTVVFEGDFRQTLPVVTKGNKEDIISASLVMSPIWQQLTKLRLKENMRVRSNKNFSNFLLRIGDGTEISNYMNEIKIPAPINLPFVHDTSSVETLVNMVFPDMETFNSDLSSIVNRAILMRRNDFVHEINDMLINKFPSPQKTYLSFDEALDTSHQLENQDFLNTLTPKGLPSHELKLKKNCPVMLIQNINPTEELSNGTRLICKEFENNVIQADISFAAYTVRNEYAQKGENFEQNEQFPTEE, from the exons ATGGTAACAAGAGATATAGAAACTGAAAGGAATATAATTGTAGATGAGAGTGACCTTCAAGCAATTGATCAACTGAACGATGATCAGAGAAATGCCTATGAACAGATTTTAAATGCTGTTACACGTAATACCTCAACATCATTTTTCGTGGATGGACCAGGAGGTACGGGGAAAACATTTCTATATCGAGCCCTTCTTGCAAAAATAAGATCGGTTGGTGGCATAGCACTTGCAACTGCAACTTCGGGTATTGCAGCTTCAATCTTGCCTGGAGGCCGTACTGCACACTCGCGATTTAAAATACCCCTGTATGATGATGATTCCAAGAGCTGCCATGTTGGAAAACAAACTACAATTGCACAGTTGATTAGAGATGCAAAGCTTATTATCTGGGATGAGGCAAGTATGGCAAAACGAAAATCAATCGAACGGTTTGATGAAATGATGAGAGATATCACTAGTCGCGACCTGTTATTTGGTGGTAAAACTGTGGTTTTCGAAGGAGATTTCCGCCAAACATTACCAGTTGTGACAAAAGGCAATAAGGAAGATATTATTAGTGCAAGCTTGGTCATGTCACCTATATGGCAACAACTAACAAAGCTAAGGCTAAAGGAAAATATGCGAGTTCGTTCGAATAAGAACTTCAGCAATTTTCTACTTCGAATTGGTGATGGTACAGAAATATCAAATTATATGAACGAAATTAAGATCCCAGCACCAATTAATCTACCTTTTGTACACGATACTTCATCAGTGGAAACTTTGGTAAATATGGTATTCCCAGATATGGAGACATTCAACAGTGATCTATCGTCAATTGTTAATAGAGCTATCTTGATGAGGCGGAATGATTTTGTGCATGAAATCAATGATATGCTAATCAACAAATTCCCAAGTCCACAAAAAACATATCTAAGTTTTGATGAAGCTCTTGATACATCGCACCAACTGGAGAACCAAGATTTTCTAAATACACTTACACCAAAAGGATTGCCTTCACATGAATTAAAATTGAAGAAGAACTGTCCTGTTATGTTAATCCAAAATATAAATCCAACTGAAGAGCTTTCAAATGGCACACGACTCATATGCAAAGAGTTCGAAAATAATGTCATTCAAGCAGATATTTCTTTTGCTGCATATACAG TCAGAAATGAATATGCACAAAAAGGAGAAAACTTTGAACAGAATGAACAGTTTCCAACTGAAGAATGA